A region of Gammaproteobacteria bacterium DNA encodes the following proteins:
- the egtC gene encoding ergothioneine biosynthesis protein EgtC → MCRLAAYLGPPVLLQRFLLEPSHSLYEQSWAPRELKFARLNADGFGLGWYSADATPATYVNQMPIWSDINLPGLARTLSNPLWMAMVRSATSPYRTGSANTQPFTHDGVLFMHNGYVEDFDHSLRGRIRHFLSTDIEAGIGGNTDSEYLFALLRQLLTSDDELTLEGAIRAALELIDEWLDDRKALLNLLLTDGERLYATRHALNADCPSLYFTTDDESFDEGAQIIASERLTEGEFWQPVPQHHLLILDLDQPPELIRL, encoded by the coding sequence ATGTGCCGCCTAGCCGCCTATCTGGGTCCGCCCGTTTTGTTGCAGCGCTTTTTGCTGGAACCGAGCCATAGTCTGTACGAGCAATCGTGGGCGCCGCGCGAACTCAAATTCGCGCGCCTTAACGCGGACGGCTTCGGTCTCGGCTGGTATTCCGCCGACGCCACGCCTGCGACTTACGTCAACCAGATGCCGATCTGGTCGGACATCAACCTGCCCGGACTCGCGCGCACACTGAGTAATCCGCTGTGGATGGCGATGGTGCGCAGCGCGACCTCGCCTTACCGCACCGGCTCGGCCAACACCCAGCCGTTCACCCACGACGGCGTGCTGTTCATGCACAACGGTTATGTGGAGGATTTCGATCACAGTCTGCGCGGGCGTATCCGCCATTTCCTGAGCACTGACATCGAGGCCGGTATCGGCGGCAATACCGACTCCGAATACCTCTTCGCGCTGTTGCGCCAGTTGCTAACGAGCGATGATGAGTTGACCCTGGAGGGCGCGATCCGCGCGGCGCTCGAGTTGATCGACGAGTGGCTGGACGACCGCAAGGCGTTGCTTAATTTATTGCTGACCGACGGCGAACGGCTGTACGCCACGCGCCACGCGCTGAATGCCGACTGTCCCAGCCTCTACTTCACCACCGACGACGAATCCTTCGACGAGGGCGCGCAAATCATCGCGTCCGAGCGGCTTACGGAGGGCGAGTTCTGGCAGCCGGTGCCCCAACATCATCTGTTGATACTCGATTTGGACCAGCCGCCGGAACTGATCCGGCTATGA